The uncultured Sphaerochaeta sp. genome includes a window with the following:
- a CDS encoding electron transfer flavoprotein subunit beta/FixA family protein — translation MNIICLVKFVPDITGFGYDYEASSMIRNHTRMVLNPDDVCALSFAFKVKEKHPESHLQVVSMAPTSVIPHMHDLLRLPVDRGILISDPLFAGSDTYATSEVLGSYLKSQAFDVLLSGSRSLDGATSQVPAQIAEMLGLDHMIDVNQIDLERTTDTLAVFSVEGERETATWSMQLPGVLSLSRSSTCKLPYPSYADLQRDVSDKLTILTNKELDLNPSHVGLEGSLTKVVNTYEAKSRKREKTVVEADDEGIDFVFDYLKERGFV, via the coding sequence ATGAACATCATATGCTTGGTTAAATTCGTCCCAGACATTACAGGGTTCGGCTATGACTATGAGGCCAGTAGCATGATAAGGAACCACACCAGGATGGTGTTGAATCCGGATGATGTGTGCGCTCTCTCCTTTGCCTTCAAGGTAAAGGAGAAGCACCCTGAATCCCATCTCCAAGTGGTCTCGATGGCACCCACTTCGGTAATCCCTCATATGCACGACCTGCTCAGGCTTCCAGTGGACCGGGGTATTCTGATCTCCGACCCACTCTTTGCCGGGAGTGACACCTATGCAACCAGTGAGGTATTGGGCTCGTATCTCAAGAGCCAAGCGTTTGACGTACTCTTGAGCGGAAGCCGGTCGCTCGATGGTGCAACTTCCCAGGTTCCTGCCCAGATTGCTGAAATGCTCGGCCTTGATCATATGATTGATGTCAATCAGATAGACCTTGAACGTACCACAGACACTCTGGCAGTATTCTCTGTTGAAGGGGAAAGGGAGACCGCCACCTGGTCGATGCAACTCCCTGGTGTGTTGAGCCTCTCCAGAAGCAGTACGTGCAAGCTCCCCTATCCCTCCTATGCAGACCTGCAAAGAGATGTATCAGACAAATTAACCATACTCACCAACAAGGAACTCGATTTGAACCCTTCCCATGTGGGCTTGGAGGGCTCTTTAACCAAGGTGGTCAACACCTATGAGGCAAAGAGCCGGAAACGGGAGAAAACTGTGGTCGAAGCTGACGATGAGGGAATCGACTTTGTATTCGATTACCTCAAGGAAAGGGGGTTTGTGTAG